The following are encoded together in the Neofelis nebulosa isolate mNeoNeb1 chromosome 9, mNeoNeb1.pri, whole genome shotgun sequence genome:
- the C9H20orf202 gene encoding uncharacterized protein C20orf202 homolog isoform X1 yields the protein MGARTPQEQGDLESEDVPLSRLCGEAEMQVQDQRLLLTLRHLHRVLEELRAKSAHWDDATSSRGTSPIRARAGSESRGCPSISSKALAQLLRGADSRRSSLP from the exons ATGGGGGCAAGGACACCCCAGGAGCAAGGGGACCTGGAAAGTGAAGATGTCCCTTTATCGAGACTCTGTGGAGAG GCTGAGATGCAGGTTCAGGACCAGAGACTGCTGCTCACACTGAGGCATCTTCACAGGGTCCTGGAGGAACTGCGTGCTAAGAGTGCTCACTGGGACGATGCCACGTCCAGCAGAGGGACGTCCCCCATCAGAGCTCGAGCGGGCTCTGAAAGCCGGGGCTGCCCCTCCATCTCCTCCAAGGCGTTGGCCCAGCTCCTCCGAGGGGCAGACAGCCGGCGAAGCTCCCTCCCTTGA
- the C9H20orf202 gene encoding uncharacterized protein C20orf202 homolog isoform X2 yields MGARTPQEQGDLESEDVPLSRLCGEDTEMETAEEPTPSLGQTLEWLRKELAEMQVQDQRLLLTLRHLHRVLEELRAKSAHWDDATSSRGTSPIRARAGSESRGCPSISSKALAQLLRGADSRRSSLP; encoded by the exons ATGGGGGCAAGGACACCCCAGGAGCAAGGGGACCTGGAAAGTGAAGATGTCCCTTTATCGAGACTCTGTGGAGAG GACACTGAGATGGAAACAGCAGAAGAGCCAACCCCAAGTCTTGGGCAGACCCTGGAGTGGCTGAGAAAGGAGCTG GCTGAGATGCAGGTTCAGGACCAGAGACTGCTGCTCACACTGAGGCATCTTCACAGGGTCCTGGAGGAACTGCGTGCTAAGAGTGCTCACTGGGACGATGCCACGTCCAGCAGAGGGACGTCCCCCATCAGAGCTCGAGCGGGCTCTGAAAGCCGGGGCTGCCCCTCCATCTCCTCCAAGGCGTTGGCCCAGCTCCTCCGAGGGGCAGACAGCCGGCGAAGCTCCCTCCCTTGA